A genomic region of Saccopteryx bilineata isolate mSacBil1 chromosome 1, mSacBil1_pri_phased_curated, whole genome shotgun sequence contains the following coding sequences:
- the LOC136324630 gene encoding DNA dC->dU-editing enzyme APOBEC-3H-like isoform X2: protein MRGNGTRMPMTKGRAGTILLRRGDQMPGIRLHQGAGKGRRNTMNLLSEDKFRYQFGNESEVPKPQGRRKTYLCYQLKHPDGSTLDQGCVKNKKKDHAEIRFIKKISSLDLDQTQSYKITCYITWSPCLSCAEALVAFNKDCPHLSLLIFASRLFCHWLRKCNMALLHLWTSNILLLVMGEPGLTGILLSSQSLLTAGNTLWTTKENISSPGRS from the exons ATGAGAGGAAATGGAACCAGAATGCCCATGACAAAAGGCAGGGCTGGGACAATCCTGCTGAGGAGGGGCGATCAGATGCCTGGCATCAGGTTACATCAAGGAGCAGGCAAGGGAAGAAG AAACACAATGAATCTACTATCAGAAGATAAATTCCGCTATCAGTTTGGCAACGAGTCCGAAGTCCCAAAGCCACAAGGCAGAAGAAAGACCTACTTGTGCTACCAGCTGAAGCATCCCGATGGCTCTACACTTGACCAAGGCTGTGTTAAAAACAAG AAAAAGGACCACGCAGAAATTCGCTTTATTAAAAAGATCAGCTCACTGGACTTGGATCAAACCCAGAGCTACAAAATCACCTGCTACATCACGTGGAGCCCCTGCCTCAGCTGTGCTGAGGCACTGGTTGCTTTCAACAAAGACTGCCCCCACCTGAGCCTGCTGATCTTCGCCTCCCGCCTGTTCTGTCACTGGTTGAGGAAATGTAATATGGCGCTGCTACATCTGTGGACATCTAACATCCTACTGTTGGTCATGGGAGAACCAg gcctgacTGGAATCCTCCTTTCATCTCAGAGTTTGCTGACTGCTGGGAACACTTTGTGGACAACCAAGGAAAACATTTCGAGCCCTGGGAGAAGCTGA
- the LOC136324630 gene encoding DNA dC->dU-editing enzyme APOBEC-3H-like isoform X1: protein MRGNGTRMPMTKGRAGTILLRRGDQMPGIRLHQGAGKGRRNTMNLLSEDKFRYQFGNESEVPKPQGRRKTYLCYQLKHPDGSTLDQGCVKNKKKDHAEIRFIKKISSLDLDQTQSYKITCYITWSPCLSCAEALVAFNKDCPHLSLLIFASRLFCHWLRKCNMALLHLWTSNILLLVMGEPEFADCWEHFVDNQGKHFEPWEKLTQIMRSQSGGS, encoded by the exons ATGAGAGGAAATGGAACCAGAATGCCCATGACAAAAGGCAGGGCTGGGACAATCCTGCTGAGGAGGGGCGATCAGATGCCTGGCATCAGGTTACATCAAGGAGCAGGCAAGGGAAGAAG AAACACAATGAATCTACTATCAGAAGATAAATTCCGCTATCAGTTTGGCAACGAGTCCGAAGTCCCAAAGCCACAAGGCAGAAGAAAGACCTACTTGTGCTACCAGCTGAAGCATCCCGATGGCTCTACACTTGACCAAGGCTGTGTTAAAAACAAG AAAAAGGACCACGCAGAAATTCGCTTTATTAAAAAGATCAGCTCACTGGACTTGGATCAAACCCAGAGCTACAAAATCACCTGCTACATCACGTGGAGCCCCTGCCTCAGCTGTGCTGAGGCACTGGTTGCTTTCAACAAAGACTGCCCCCACCTGAGCCTGCTGATCTTCGCCTCCCGCCTGTTCTGTCACTGGTTGAGGAAATGTAATATGGCGCTGCTACATCTGTGGACATCTAACATCCTACTGTTGGTCATGGGAGAACCAg AGTTTGCTGACTGCTGGGAACACTTTGTGGACAACCAAGGAAAACATTTCGAGCCCTGGGAGAAGCTGACTCAAATCATGAGAAGTCAAAGCGGCGGCTCCTGA
- the LOC136324630 gene encoding DNA dC->dU-editing enzyme APOBEC-3H-like isoform X3 has product MLSATSIFSFPLYRNTMNLLSEDKFRYQFGNESEVPKPQGRRKTYLCYQLKHPDGSTLDQGCVKNKKKDHAEIRFIKKISSLDLDQTQSYKITCYITWSPCLSCAEALVAFNKDCPHLSLLIFASRLFCHWLRKCNMALLHLWTSNILLLVMGEPEFADCWEHFVDNQGKHFEPWEKLTQIMRSQSGGS; this is encoded by the exons ATGCTCTCTGCAACTTCAATTTTCTCCTTCCCATTGTACAGAAACACAATGAATCTACTATCAGAAGATAAATTCCGCTATCAGTTTGGCAACGAGTCCGAAGTCCCAAAGCCACAAGGCAGAAGAAAGACCTACTTGTGCTACCAGCTGAAGCATCCCGATGGCTCTACACTTGACCAAGGCTGTGTTAAAAACAAG AAAAAGGACCACGCAGAAATTCGCTTTATTAAAAAGATCAGCTCACTGGACTTGGATCAAACCCAGAGCTACAAAATCACCTGCTACATCACGTGGAGCCCCTGCCTCAGCTGTGCTGAGGCACTGGTTGCTTTCAACAAAGACTGCCCCCACCTGAGCCTGCTGATCTTCGCCTCCCGCCTGTTCTGTCACTGGTTGAGGAAATGTAATATGGCGCTGCTACATCTGTGGACATCTAACATCCTACTGTTGGTCATGGGAGAACCAg AGTTTGCTGACTGCTGGGAACACTTTGTGGACAACCAAGGAAAACATTTCGAGCCCTGGGAGAAGCTGACTCAAATCATGAGAAGTCAAAGCGGCGGCTCCTGA